In a single window of the Terriglobia bacterium genome:
- the ald gene encoding alanine dehydrogenase, whose translation MIVGVPKEIKDNENRVGLVPAGVRALADHHHTVLVEAHAGEGSGISDAEYRAAGARIVAQAAEVWKKAEMIVKVKEPLESEFKGMRKGQIIFTYFHLAPMPKLTRALLDREVTAVAYETIRETDGSLPLLTPMSEVAGRMSIQVGAQYLEKINGGRGVLLGGVPGVPPAQVVIIGGGVVGMNAAKMAMGLGAQVTILDKSLNQLRYIDDVFNGRVATLASNTHTISESSKKADLLVGAVLIPGASAPKLVTRRMIREMKKGSVIVDVAVDQGGCVETTRPTTHSHPTFFVDGVLHYCVANMPGAVPRTSTFALTNATLPFGLALANHGFLKAVKASAALREGVNTYRGHLTYEAVARAQRLRHTPIENLL comes from the coding sequence ATGATTGTCGGAGTTCCCAAGGAGATCAAGGACAACGAGAACCGGGTCGGCTTGGTTCCTGCGGGGGTGCGTGCCCTGGCGGACCATCACCACACCGTCTTGGTGGAGGCGCACGCGGGAGAAGGAAGCGGGATCAGCGATGCGGAATACCGGGCCGCAGGGGCCCGAATCGTAGCGCAGGCCGCGGAGGTCTGGAAAAAAGCGGAAATGATTGTGAAGGTCAAAGAGCCTTTGGAGTCCGAGTTCAAAGGCATGCGGAAGGGACAGATCATCTTCACGTATTTCCATCTGGCACCCATGCCCAAGCTGACCCGCGCGTTGCTCGATCGGGAAGTCACTGCCGTCGCCTACGAGACCATCCGGGAAACAGACGGGAGCTTGCCATTGCTCACTCCAATGAGCGAGGTGGCGGGTCGCATGTCCATCCAGGTCGGGGCGCAGTACCTGGAAAAGATTAATGGCGGACGCGGGGTCCTGTTGGGGGGTGTTCCCGGCGTGCCGCCCGCACAGGTGGTCATTATCGGGGGTGGCGTCGTGGGGATGAACGCCGCGAAGATGGCCATGGGCTTGGGAGCTCAGGTCACCATCCTGGATAAAAGCCTCAACCAGCTCCGCTACATTGATGACGTCTTTAATGGACGCGTCGCGACGCTGGCTTCCAATACACACACCATCTCAGAGAGTTCGAAGAAGGCCGATCTCCTCGTGGGGGCGGTGCTGATTCCCGGGGCTTCGGCGCCCAAGTTGGTGACCCGCAGGATGATTCGTGAGATGAAAAAAGGGAGTGTGATCGTGGATGTGGCGGTCGATCAGGGAGGGTGTGTTGAGACCACCCGTCCGACCACCCACAGCCATCCTACTTTTTTTGTTGACGGGGTCCTGCACTACTGTGTCGCCAACATGCCGGGTGCGGTTCCACGCACGTCCACCTTCGCGTTGACCAATGCCACCCTCCCGTTTGGCCTGGCACTTGCCAACCATGGTTTTCTCAAAGCCGTGAAGGCGAGTGCGGCGCTGCGCGAGGGGGTCAACACCTACCGCGGACATCTCACCTATGAAGCCGTGGCCAGGGCGCAGAGACTGAGACACACGCCGATTGAGAACCTTTTGTAG
- a CDS encoding aldehyde dehydrogenase family protein, with protein sequence MSKAQVYKNFVGGEWVDSHTGKTFENRNPANTDELIGLFQKSDRRDVEKAVATAKKAYETWRLFPAPKRAEIIFRAAHRLVEKKEEFAREMTCEMGKVLDETRGDVQEAIDMSFYMAGEGRRMFGQTTPSELPNKFQMSVRMPLGVCAMITPWNFPMAIPSWKIMPALVCGNTVVIKPATDTPLSAINLVKTLDECGLPKGVLNLVTGSGSDVGDPLMTHPDVKVVSFTGSTNVGRAVSEACAPQFKHCHLEMGGKNVIIVMDDAKLDLAVDGAIWGGFGTTGQRCTASSRIVVHKRAYKEFIKMFVERAKKLRVGNGLNPEVEMGPSINESQLNTVLNYVKIGRKEGADLLCGGNRLTKGVYSKGWFHEPTIFGDVDPKMRIAREEIFGPVVSVIPCNSFDEAVAIGNSVDYGLSSAIYTQDVNRAFNAMRDMYTGIFYVNASTIGAEVHLPFGGTKNTGNGHREAGTAALDVFSEWKSVYIDYSGKLQRAQIDNN encoded by the coding sequence ATGAGTAAAGCGCAGGTCTATAAGAATTTTGTTGGTGGCGAGTGGGTTGATTCGCACACAGGAAAGACGTTTGAGAACCGCAACCCCGCCAACACGGACGAGTTGATCGGGTTGTTTCAGAAGTCCGACCGCCGTGACGTCGAGAAGGCAGTGGCGACGGCAAAGAAAGCCTACGAGACATGGCGGCTCTTTCCAGCCCCGAAACGAGCAGAGATCATTTTTCGGGCGGCGCATCGGTTGGTTGAGAAAAAGGAGGAGTTCGCCCGCGAGATGACTTGTGAGATGGGCAAAGTGCTGGACGAAACGCGGGGGGATGTGCAGGAAGCCATCGACATGAGCTTTTATATGGCCGGCGAAGGGCGCCGCATGTTTGGGCAGACGACGCCCTCGGAATTGCCCAACAAGTTCCAGATGAGTGTAAGGATGCCGTTGGGGGTGTGCGCGATGATCACACCGTGGAATTTTCCCATGGCGATTCCCTCGTGGAAGATCATGCCGGCCCTGGTGTGCGGGAATACGGTGGTCATCAAACCGGCGACCGACACCCCGCTGTCGGCCATCAACCTGGTCAAAACCCTCGATGAGTGCGGTTTGCCCAAGGGCGTGTTGAATCTTGTGACGGGATCGGGATCGGACGTAGGGGACCCGCTCATGACGCATCCCGACGTGAAGGTCGTCTCATTCACCGGGTCAACGAATGTGGGCCGCGCCGTAAGTGAGGCCTGCGCACCGCAGTTTAAACACTGCCACTTGGAGATGGGAGGCAAAAACGTCATTATTGTGATGGACGATGCCAAGCTGGACCTGGCCGTCGACGGTGCGATATGGGGCGGTTTTGGAACCACCGGCCAACGGTGCACCGCCTCGTCCCGGATCGTGGTCCACAAGCGGGCTTACAAGGAATTCATCAAGATGTTCGTGGAACGGGCAAAGAAGCTTCGGGTGGGAAACGGCCTGAACCCCGAGGTGGAGATGGGACCTTCAATCAATGAAAGCCAGCTCAACACGGTTTTGAACTACGTCAAGATCGGGCGAAAGGAAGGGGCCGACCTGCTTTGCGGAGGAAATCGGCTGACCAAGGGGGTCTATTCCAAGGGCTGGTTCCATGAGCCCACGATTTTTGGGGATGTGGATCCGAAGATGCGCATTGCGCGCGAAGAGATATTTGGGCCCGTCGTCTCGGTCATTCCTTGCAATAGTTTTGATGAAGCCGTTGCGATTGGCAACAGCGTGGACTACGGCCTCTCGTCAGCCATCTACACGCAGGATGTGAACCGGGCATTCAATGCCATGCGCGACATGTATACGGGGATCTTCTATGTCAACGCTTCCACCATTGGGGCGGAGGTACACCTCCCCTTTGGCGGAACGAAGAATACGGGGAATGGACATCGCGAGGCCGGAACCGCCGCCCTTGATGTTTTTAGCGAGTGGAAGTCCGTGTATATCGATTATTCCGGAAAACTGCAGCGAGCCCAGATCGACAATAATTGA
- a CDS encoding M23 family metallopeptidase, whose amino-acid sequence MEKRFYTFIVAHHATARLHKIRIPRFVLYTVLVTSLIGIISVVVMTSTYIRMVAKTFDYNTLRKQKEALQLENLNMRVSTSQIDEKISVIEALAKKLSVTSGLDKQALKPNAGGIGGFREPAGQLPTLEALKQNASSLEFQLRRLDQYYVEMAKKMVAMPSLWPVHGYVTGRFGLRNDPLNEEGEVHVGVDISTPYGNKIIAPADGLVIFAEPRAGYGNIIVLDHGFGVTTRYGHLSAFKVREGQYVKRGDVMGYVGSTGRSTGAHLHYEIRIHDNPVDPMRYMKG is encoded by the coding sequence ATGGAGAAGCGGTTTTATACTTTTATCGTTGCACACCATGCAACAGCCCGCCTTCATAAGATCCGGATCCCGCGTTTTGTCCTCTACACCGTTCTGGTGACGAGCTTGATTGGCATCATCTCCGTCGTAGTGATGACCTCAACGTACATCCGCATGGTGGCGAAGACTTTCGATTACAACACCCTCCGCAAACAAAAGGAAGCCCTCCAACTGGAAAACCTGAACATGCGGGTGTCTACCAGCCAAATCGATGAAAAAATCTCGGTCATCGAAGCGCTCGCCAAGAAGCTGAGCGTCACCTCCGGCTTGGACAAACAAGCCCTCAAGCCCAATGCGGGCGGCATCGGGGGTTTTCGCGAACCGGCGGGCCAGCTACCCACCCTGGAAGCGCTCAAGCAAAATGCCTCGAGCCTCGAATTCCAGTTGCGACGCCTCGATCAATATTACGTCGAGATGGCAAAGAAGATGGTGGCGATGCCGTCCCTTTGGCCGGTGCACGGCTATGTCACGGGACGCTTCGGTCTTCGGAATGACCCCTTGAACGAGGAAGGCGAGGTTCATGTCGGGGTGGATATTTCGACGCCTTATGGAAACAAGATCATCGCGCCCGCGGACGGCCTGGTTATTTTTGCCGAACCCCGGGCTGGGTACGGGAACATTATCGTTTTGGATCATGGTTTTGGCGTCACCACCCGCTATGGCCACCTCTCCGCTTTCAAAGTTAGAGAAGGTCAATATGTGAAACGCGGAGATGTGATGGGTTACGTCGGCTCAACGGGCCGTTCGACGGGCGCTCATCTCCATTACGAAATCCGCATTCATGACAATCCCGTCGATCCCATGAGGTACATGAAGGGATAA
- a CDS encoding biotin/lipoyl-binding protein, protein MKFEAYLDNQSLPLEIHRSGPRVELQIQEARYEADIIDVSPGRYSIVWGGKVFDVHVDALRDGEFHVALRDRRITLELVDPRKLKSLRHRHADSSGEVSISSPMPGKVVRLLVAEGQAVEPGQGVVVVEAMKMQNELKAPRSGTIKSLNAHEGKTVNAGEELMVIE, encoded by the coding sequence GTGAAGTTCGAAGCGTACCTAGACAATCAATCACTTCCGTTGGAGATTCACCGGTCCGGCCCGCGGGTCGAACTGCAGATCCAAGAGGCCCGTTACGAGGCTGATATCATTGACGTTTCTCCGGGGCGGTACTCGATCGTGTGGGGAGGAAAGGTCTTTGACGTTCATGTCGATGCCCTGCGCGACGGGGAATTCCACGTCGCACTTCGGGATCGCCGAATCACGTTGGAGCTGGTCGACCCAAGAAAATTGAAATCGCTCCGCCACCGCCATGCGGATTCCAGCGGCGAGGTGTCGATCAGCTCGCCCATGCCCGGAAAGGTCGTGCGGTTGCTGGTGGCGGAAGGTCAGGCTGTCGAGCCGGGGCAGGGAGTGGTAGTGGTTGAGGCCATGAAGATGCAAAACGAACTCAAAGCCCCAAGAAGCGGGACAATCAAGAGTTTGAATGCGCACGAGGGAAAGACCGTCAACGCGGGTGAAGAGTTGATGGTCATTGAGTAG
- the accC gene encoding acetyl-CoA carboxylase biotin carboxylase subunit, with protein MVFKKILIANRGEIAVRVIRACCEMGIPTVAVYSERDRASLHVRMADEAVLIGPPPASESYLSIDKIIAAAKKTGAEAIHPGYGFLSENADFAEACERGGIAFIGPPASAMQLMGSKISARAAMKSAGVPIVPGTIEPVSDDREACGIAREIGFPVMVKAAAGGGGKGLRLVKCEAEMESAVRTARSEALNAFRNDAIYIEKFLDQPRHIEIQILADAHGHVIHLGERECSIQRRHQKVMEETPSTFINDSIRRHMGEAAVAVGRACGYVNAGTVEFLVDSRRDFYFLEMNTRLQVEHPITEWVTGIDLVKEQISIAAGEALHFSQKDILPRGAAIECRIYAEDPYNHFYPSPGRLTVLGRPAGPGVRIDSGAYEGWDVPLEYDPLLAKLSTWGTTREEAIGRLRRALLEYEVMGIQTGIPFYQKILRHPDFLSGNYDTGFIDKVLGEESMETNAAPASQPAPLDESRIVALMAASVHALRNGSSPHFALTTGETTGSRWKWAGRKKVLERKDSR; from the coding sequence ATGGTGTTTAAAAAAATCCTGATTGCCAACCGAGGTGAGATCGCCGTCCGTGTCATCCGGGCATGCTGTGAAATGGGGATCCCCACGGTTGCAGTGTATTCGGAGCGGGATCGAGCCTCCCTCCACGTCCGCATGGCCGATGAGGCCGTCTTGATTGGTCCTCCGCCCGCCTCGGAAAGCTATCTCTCGATTGACAAGATTATTGCGGCCGCAAAAAAGACGGGTGCGGAGGCCATTCATCCGGGCTATGGCTTCTTGTCCGAGAATGCCGATTTTGCTGAAGCGTGCGAGCGGGGCGGGATTGCTTTTATCGGTCCACCGGCCTCCGCCATGCAGTTGATGGGATCCAAGATTTCAGCCCGGGCTGCGATGAAGAGCGCGGGAGTTCCTATTGTACCGGGCACGATCGAACCGGTTTCAGATGACCGCGAGGCATGTGGCATCGCGAGAGAAATCGGTTTTCCGGTCATGGTCAAAGCGGCGGCGGGAGGAGGAGGCAAAGGGTTGCGGCTCGTGAAATGCGAGGCCGAAATGGAATCTGCGGTGCGCACGGCCCGCTCGGAAGCCTTGAACGCTTTCCGCAATGACGCGATTTATATTGAGAAATTTCTCGACCAGCCCCGGCACATCGAAATTCAGATTCTGGCGGATGCACACGGGCATGTCATCCACCTGGGAGAACGCGAGTGCTCCATCCAACGTCGCCATCAGAAGGTCATGGAAGAAACCCCTTCGACCTTCATCAACGATTCGATCCGCCGGCACATGGGGGAGGCAGCGGTCGCCGTCGGACGGGCCTGTGGTTACGTCAACGCCGGCACAGTTGAGTTTCTTGTCGATTCCCGGCGGGACTTTTACTTTCTGGAGATGAATACCCGGCTGCAGGTGGAGCATCCCATCACCGAATGGGTGACCGGGATTGACCTGGTCAAAGAACAGATTTCGATCGCGGCGGGAGAGGCTCTGCACTTTTCCCAGAAAGACATCCTCCCTCGCGGCGCAGCCATCGAATGTCGCATCTACGCCGAGGACCCCTACAACCATTTCTATCCGTCTCCGGGCCGGTTGACCGTCTTGGGACGCCCCGCGGGACCGGGAGTGCGGATCGACAGCGGCGCCTATGAGGGATGGGACGTTCCTCTTGAATACGATCCCTTGCTCGCCAAGCTGTCAACCTGGGGGACGACCCGCGAAGAGGCGATTGGGCGCTTGCGCCGGGCGCTTTTGGAGTACGAGGTGATGGGGATTCAGACAGGCATCCCGTTCTATCAAAAGATCCTGCGACACCCCGATTTTCTGTCGGGAAATTATGACACGGGTTTTATCGATAAGGTCTTGGGGGAGGAATCGATGGAGACCAATGCCGCGCCGGCCTCCCAACCCGCCCCCCTGGATGAGAGCCGGATTGTGGCGCTCATGGCCGCGTCCGTTCATGCCCTGAGGAATGGATCCAGTCCCCATTTCGCTTTGACGACCGGCGAAACCACGGGGAGCCGGTGGAAATGGGCAGGACGCAAGAAAGTTCTTGAGAGGAAAGACTCCCGGTGA
- a CDS encoding DUF2007 domain-containing protein, protein MPIDEHLDRERLVEVAITHNEVEANIIKSLLDAAGIDCLLVTQTPHNVLPVNINGLGAFKIKVLDHSVGAAKAVIQDYENQDFESTEAIDEEPPV, encoded by the coding sequence ATGCCCATCGATGAACACCTCGACCGCGAAAGGCTGGTGGAGGTCGCTATAACCCACAATGAGGTAGAGGCCAATATCATCAAGAGCCTCCTTGATGCCGCCGGGATCGATTGCCTGCTCGTGACGCAGACACCTCACAATGTTTTACCCGTGAATATCAATGGACTGGGCGCATTCAAGATCAAGGTCCTGGACCACAGCGTGGGGGCTGCCAAGGCGGTTATCCAGGATTATGAAAACCAGGATTTTGAAAGCACCGAAGCGATTGACGAGGAACCGCCCGTATGA
- a CDS encoding YihY/virulence factor BrkB family protein yields MSQKNGRSTAKAGTLSTTGHDFLNTFKRAFRSFLQSDCGSLSAAIAFYSLLSLFPLVMSLVSLSGFLIRQTGSEEALIHRATLWLPAGAEIIQENLKSISKNFGRVQLISLLLLWWSASGVFLPMETALNRAWRVPRSRSYWRRHLLALGMSLLCGTLLVFSLGVTAAQRRMAHLARTSQGDWSNPAFFSPLVHFMFLFTPIVFSVITFILIYWIVPNQPIKLRAVLGGALMAAALWEVAKYLFAVLMPFFNYRHLYGSLGAAVAIMMWGYISSLILLFGAEFAAASGSGRA; encoded by the coding sequence ATGAGCCAGAAGAACGGCCGCTCCACGGCAAAGGCCGGCACTCTTTCGACGACGGGGCATGACTTCCTCAATACTTTCAAGCGAGCCTTCCGTTCATTCCTGCAGAGCGATTGCGGCAGTCTTTCCGCGGCGATTGCCTTTTACAGTCTTCTTTCCCTCTTTCCTCTGGTGATGAGCCTGGTCAGCTTGAGTGGATTCCTGATCCGGCAAACCGGCTCCGAAGAGGCCCTCATTCACCGAGCAACACTCTGGCTGCCCGCCGGGGCCGAGATCATCCAGGAAAACCTCAAGTCCATTTCAAAGAACTTCGGTCGCGTCCAGCTGATCTCACTGCTGCTGCTGTGGTGGAGCGCATCGGGGGTCTTTCTCCCCATGGAAACCGCGTTAAACCGGGCCTGGCGCGTTCCGAGGAGCCGCAGTTACTGGCGACGCCATCTGCTCGCCCTGGGGATGTCCCTGCTTTGCGGAACCCTTCTCGTTTTTTCGCTGGGGGTCACCGCAGCGCAACGGCGGATGGCGCACCTGGCGCGGACCTCCCAAGGGGATTGGAGTAACCCCGCCTTCTTCTCCCCTCTCGTCCATTTCATGTTTCTCTTCACTCCCATCGTCTTCTCGGTCATCACCTTCATTTTGATTTATTGGATCGTTCCCAACCAGCCGATCAAGCTTCGGGCGGTGTTGGGGGGAGCCCTCATGGCAGCCGCCCTCTGGGAGGTCGCCAAGTATTTGTTCGCGGTCCTCATGCCATTCTTCAATTATCGCCACCTTTACGGCTCGCTGGGTGCTGCCGTCGCCATCATGATGTGGGGATATATCTCCTCTCTGATCCTGCTCTTCGGAGCGGAATTTGCGGCGGCCTCTGGAAGCGGTCGAGCCTGA
- the cdaA gene encoding diadenylate cyclase CdaA, translating to MSQLLQLFDFTRMTWNDVLDILIVAIIIYQVLVLLRGTRGAQMAFGIIIITVFYYLSRRWHLETVQWILTNLLPFFFLAIIIIFQSEIRRGLASIGKNPFWRSLTPMRFSDVYDEIVLSVTALSSQRIGGLIVLEREIGLKTYIESGVALNAQLSYDLLMTIFNPHTPLHDGAVIVQRNKIASAACFLPLTLDPRLSKELGTRHRAAIGITEETDAVAVVVSEETGVISIAEGGQIERALDGEQLKKRLYQLFQLSLRRAPTRPAASEPAAATEKSRVQS from the coding sequence ATGAGCCAATTGCTTCAATTATTCGATTTCACCCGGATGACCTGGAATGATGTCCTCGATATCCTGATTGTTGCGATCATCATTTATCAGGTCCTGGTGCTGTTGCGCGGCACTCGCGGCGCGCAGATGGCCTTCGGCATCATCATCATCACGGTCTTCTATTACCTCTCGCGGCGTTGGCATCTTGAAACCGTCCAGTGGATCCTGACCAACCTGCTCCCGTTCTTCTTTTTGGCGATCATCATCATCTTTCAGTCGGAGATCCGCCGCGGTCTCGCCTCCATCGGCAAGAACCCTTTCTGGCGGTCTTTGACCCCGATGCGATTCTCCGATGTGTACGATGAAATCGTGCTGAGCGTGACGGCGCTCTCCTCCCAGCGCATCGGCGGATTGATCGTGTTGGAGCGTGAAATTGGCCTAAAGACTTACATTGAGAGCGGCGTGGCCTTGAACGCTCAGCTTTCTTACGATCTCCTCATGACCATCTTTAATCCCCATACGCCGCTGCATGACGGCGCCGTGATTGTCCAACGGAATAAGATTGCTTCGGCCGCGTGTTTTTTGCCGCTCACCCTGGATCCCCGGCTGAGCAAGGAGTTGGGAACACGGCACCGGGCTGCTATCGGGATCACCGAAGAAACCGATGCTGTGGCGGTCGTGGTTTCTGAAGAAACGGGGGTCATCAGCATTGCAGAGGGCGGGCAGATTGAACGCGCCTTGGATGGAGAACAGCTGAAAAAACGGTTATACCAGCTCTTCCAATTGTCTCTTCGACGGGCTCCGACGAGACCCGCTGCCTCAGAACCGGCCGCGGCCACTGAGAAATCCCGGGTACAGAGTTGA
- the folP gene encoding dihydropteroate synthase produces MQLRRKRFSLKLPDRTLRLGERTLIMGVLNVTPDSFSDAGRYLDVDRAVERASEIEREGADILDIGAESTRPGSRRVPFEEELHRLVPVLERLKGRISIPISVDTYKSEVALRALKLGAGMLNDISGGRWDPRMYDVARRHRVPMVLMHMRGDPQSWKHLSPRRAVVQFVLKELRGMIERARESGIARRQILIDPGFGFGKDAAENVRILSRLEDLACLKAPVCIGTSRKSFLGKVLQRPVTDRLLGSAATVAIAVLKGVHIVRVHDVAESVEVVRVADAILNQRI; encoded by the coding sequence ATGCAACTCCGTCGAAAGAGATTTTCTCTAAAGCTTCCTGATCGAACTCTTCGCCTGGGAGAGCGGACTCTCATCATGGGTGTTTTGAATGTAACTCCGGATTCATTTTCCGACGCGGGAAGGTATCTGGACGTGGATCGCGCGGTGGAGCGGGCGAGCGAGATCGAGCGTGAAGGGGCCGACATCCTTGATATTGGTGCAGAGTCCACCCGCCCCGGCTCGAGGCGTGTGCCTTTTGAAGAGGAGCTGCATCGTCTGGTGCCCGTTCTGGAACGGTTGAAGGGGAGGATTTCGATTCCCATCTCCGTCGACACATACAAGTCGGAGGTGGCGCTGCGGGCCTTGAAATTGGGCGCAGGCATGCTCAACGATATCAGTGGAGGCCGCTGGGATCCCCGGATGTACGACGTCGCCCGCCGCCACCGTGTCCCGATGGTGCTGATGCACATGCGCGGTGACCCGCAATCATGGAAGCATCTGTCGCCGCGGCGTGCTGTGGTACAATTCGTTCTTAAGGAGTTGCGCGGGATGATCGAACGGGCCAGGGAATCGGGGATTGCCCGTCGACAGATCCTGATTGATCCGGGGTTCGGGTTCGGAAAAGATGCGGCAGAGAATGTCCGGATCTTGAGCCGGCTCGAGGATCTGGCTTGCTTGAAAGCTCCGGTGTGCATTGGGACGTCGCGCAAATCCTTTTTGGGGAAGGTACTGCAACGCCCGGTGACCGATCGGCTGCTGGGGAGCGCGGCGACGGTGGCGATTGCGGTGTTGAAAGGGGTCCATATCGTGCGCGTCCACGATGTGGCGGAATCGGTCGAAGTGGTGAGAGTGGCTGACGCCATCCTCAATCAGCGGATTTGA
- the ftsH gene encoding ATP-dependent zinc metalloprotease FtsH has product MIVTAVLLWQVYQSSQGKPRAKEPSYSEFVNSVNQDQVQEVTITDNDEITGKYKNNKDTFKTTIPIQDPDLMKLLREKGVTVNGKKSSQNSWISALLGWWAPILILVAFWIFMMRQMQSGGNKALSFGKSRAKLLSSQQKKVTFKDVAGVEEAKDELQEIIEFLKEPQKFQKLGGRIPKGVLLVGPPGTGKTLLARAIAGEANVPFFSISGSDFVEMFVGVGASRVRDLFEQGKKHAPCIIFIDEIDAVGRHRGAGLGGGHDEREQTLNQLLVELDGFESNDGVIIIAATNRPDVLDPALLRPGRFDRRVVVARPDVRGREGILQVHTRKIPLAADVDISVLARGTPGFSGADLANLVNEAALVAARLNRKSVIMEDFESAKDKVLMGVERKSLIISDAEKRNTAYHEAGHALVAAMTPGADPLHKVTIIPRGMALGLTQQLPVDDKHTYTKSYLEGQIAIMMGGRVAEEMFLGHLTTGAGNDIEQATELTRRMVCEYGMSDMGPLTFGKKEEQIFLGREISQHRDYSEDTAIKIDQEVKKIIMQGYAQAKSVLNEHRDKLIKISEALLEREVLDANEIKRLIDGLPLQERTIAPTSTAPQNVLSPAATPQKPIPAFNPKTGDRPAPA; this is encoded by the coding sequence ATGATCGTCACGGCAGTCCTGTTGTGGCAGGTGTATCAGAGTTCTCAGGGCAAGCCGCGGGCAAAGGAACCCTCGTACAGTGAATTTGTGAATTCCGTCAACCAGGACCAGGTTCAAGAGGTAACGATCACTGACAACGATGAGATCACCGGCAAATACAAGAACAACAAGGATACCTTTAAAACCACGATCCCCATTCAGGATCCCGATCTGATGAAGCTTCTGCGGGAAAAAGGGGTCACCGTCAACGGGAAGAAATCAAGCCAGAACTCGTGGATCTCAGCCTTGCTGGGTTGGTGGGCGCCGATCCTGATTCTGGTCGCCTTCTGGATCTTCATGATGCGGCAGATGCAGAGTGGCGGAAACAAGGCGCTGAGCTTCGGTAAATCCCGGGCCAAGCTGTTAAGCTCACAACAGAAGAAAGTGACTTTTAAGGACGTGGCCGGGGTCGAGGAAGCGAAGGACGAGCTCCAGGAGATCATCGAGTTCCTCAAGGAACCCCAGAAATTTCAAAAGCTCGGCGGCCGGATCCCCAAAGGGGTGTTGCTGGTGGGTCCTCCCGGAACCGGGAAGACCCTTTTGGCACGCGCTATTGCGGGGGAGGCCAACGTTCCCTTCTTCTCCATCTCCGGTTCCGATTTTGTAGAGATGTTTGTGGGCGTGGGCGCGAGCCGCGTGCGCGATCTTTTCGAGCAGGGCAAAAAACATGCGCCGTGCATCATTTTCATCGATGAAATCGATGCCGTCGGGCGCCATCGGGGCGCCGGCCTGGGGGGTGGACACGACGAACGCGAGCAGACCCTGAACCAGTTGCTGGTGGAGTTGGATGGCTTTGAATCGAATGATGGCGTGATCATTATCGCCGCGACGAACCGTCCCGACGTGCTGGATCCCGCCCTCCTGCGGCCCGGTCGGTTCGACCGCCGTGTCGTGGTGGCCCGGCCGGATGTGCGGGGCCGTGAAGGGATCCTCCAGGTCCATACCCGAAAGATTCCGCTGGCGGCGGATGTCGACATTTCAGTGCTGGCGCGCGGGACACCGGGTTTCTCAGGCGCCGATCTTGCCAACCTGGTCAATGAAGCGGCGCTGGTGGCGGCGCGGTTGAATCGAAAATCGGTTATCATGGAAGATTTTGAGAGCGCCAAGGACAAGGTCCTGATGGGCGTTGAACGGAAGTCTCTGATTATCAGTGATGCTGAGAAACGCAACACCGCCTATCACGAGGCGGGCCATGCCCTGGTCGCTGCCATGACTCCGGGGGCCGACCCCCTCCACAAAGTAACCATAATTCCGCGCGGCATGGCGCTGGGCCTCACCCAGCAGCTGCCTGTCGACGACAAGCACACCTACACGAAGTCTTACTTGGAGGGTCAGATCGCCATCATGATGGGGGGACGTGTGGCCGAGGAGATGTTCCTGGGGCACCTGACCACCGGAGCCGGCAATGATATCGAACAGGCCACGGAACTGACGCGGCGCATGGTATGCGAATATGGTATGAGCGACATGGGCCCCCTCACCTTTGGCAAAAAGGAAGAGCAGATCTTCCTGGGCCGGGAGATCTCCCAGCATCGCGATTACAGCGAAGACACTGCCATCAAGATCGATCAGGAAGTCAAAAAAATCATTATGCAGGGGTACGCGCAGGCAAAGAGCGTTCTCAATGAACACCGCGACAAGCTCATCAAAATTTCGGAAGCGCTGCTCGAACGCGAGGTGCTCGACGCCAATGAGATCAAACGCCTCATTGACGGGTTGCCGTTGCAGGAACGAACGATCGCACCGACTTCCACGGCCCCTCAGAACGTGCTGTCGCCGGCGGCGACCCCGCAGAAACCCATTCCCGCTTTTAATCCCAAGACGGGAGATCGCCCGGCGCCTGCTTAG